From the genome of Solanum dulcamara chromosome 12, daSolDulc1.2, whole genome shotgun sequence:
AAGGGCGAATCGCTCACACTACTTCACTACAACTCTCGTATTGATAAATCAATCACTTTATCCTCCTCCttacttcatatttttttcttttcttttcttattaagTTATTGGATTGCAAGCTTATGATTATGTCATTCTAGAtgctcaatttatttattttcatacaatttctctttctagtttattttagaagtatgaattttattttttattttatttttaatgacatGATTGATGCTTGTTAtaacatattcaaaattataaaatttaaaaataatttgacatATGCCAACAATTGTTTCCATTGACTTATATGTTTTTATATGTATATCTTTTCTTTTccgtaaaaaaaaataatattaaactaataaaatgtAGCTGTGGATAATTGTCTATTTCGATGAGCGAAGAAGCTCGCTCTTGCTTTCTGCATGACAATTCGGTTGGCGCGTTCACTTCATCATCTCAGTCTCTTTTTGTGTAAAGAGGTAGAAACAATTTCATCTTTCTAATCTCGAATAGTGAACAATATATCATTGATAGCAGTGCTATTGATCACTAATCTGGTATGAGTACCATTTTCTCTTCACTTCTCAGACGAGAAAATCATTCCtctctaaataaaaaaaaaagttaaaatctTTCTATTGATAGAACTTTCACGTCTGCGCATAGAATCATTTTTTGCTTTTTCATTCTGTTCTCACGTTAGTTAGGTCGGAATCTGTGTATTACCTGATTGAAAATAGTTGATAAGTGTCAAGttctcaaaaatatatttaattgcttaaattaattttataaacaaTTAATTACGTGTTAcacatttttttattaaaatggcTGAAATATTCTTaaagttatttaaaaaaatttaaaatttaaaatactttgAGTTGGAGGGCTCTTCCTCCATCTATCGATTACAAAAgtattagaaaaaaatttataaaagatATGATCGAATCAAAAGTGTATACAATTGTAAAAGTATATATTCAGAGTTGTGAACTTTATTAACTTATGACTTGATCAACTTTCTAAGCTTATAACTTGTTTGATCATGTTTTAAaaatttgtttgttttaaaaaaaaggttatTTGTCAGAAGTAttctctaaaaataatatttttagaaagTAACAATTTATATTTGGttaatcaatttaaaaaatatttttattaatagtaaaataacaatttatatttaattaaatcaCTTGTGAAACAAGCTATTAGCTAAACATCCTCTAAATCAAATAGTTATAGCTTCCACCTCCTCTATCTTGGTCTTTTACTATGAAAATGAGCCAACTGTAATTGAAAAAGAACCTTACGATATTGGTCTGCATTTATAATGTTAAATAtactttttaatttgttttaaaaatggCATATCATCTTATTTAGAATAATTACATGTTAAGCTATTTATTTAATCATAAATAAGATGATTTATAGCGATATAAATACTTATGAGTTTAGTtatacaacaacatattcaaagCAATATCATAAAGTGGGTCTGAAGAGAATAAAATGAACGTAGATCTTATTCCTACCTTGgaggtagagagattgtttctgatagacccccgattcaagaaaaaaatagttcaaagcaaatatgaatttcttttttaaaacaaaactaAAGAAGCTATGACAAAATACTATAGAAAACATGATAGATCGTTATGAATAGTAATTAcaatgaaataatagaaaatcaaaatacaagaaataacaaataataatattaatcgAAGGACAAGAAACTACGAGAGTAATTTTACGACTGCTAGTATGAAAGAATAAGTGGGACAATGCTCTGCTACCAACTAGAGTTTTATCCTAATATCTATCTTTCACAACCTCCTATTTACGGTCATGTTCTCAATAAGTTTAAACTGTGTCATATCATGTCAAATCGCCTCTTCTGACTACTTCATTGGCCTATTTTTACTCCTAAAACCATCCATACCAACCTCTCACACTTTCACACTAGAacattcatatatttatttttatatattcaaaCCATTTCAACCTCGTTTTTGCAACTTGTTCTCCACCAAAATTATTTCCACCTTATCTCAAATATCTTCATCTCTATTAATATATGACTTGGTTATAAATTACAAAATTATTCTTAAACTTCATTTATCAAACAATATCATACATAAATTGAAAGGAACATATTAGTATTTAATCAAATTCACCACTACCTACTACGTTCTTTTTTTATAATACATCCATCATCAACTAGATTTATGTTTTATAGTGGATTATAAATGAGTCATGAGTCCACTTCCTTCTCTAGGACCACCACATATGACAAATCCCACTAATGTAGGAAGGTTTTAAATATTGGACTTTCTTTTAATTAAAGTTTTGAATTAATGGTTATTGAATTTTTTCAATAGgagtataattaatttttaactaaTTAAAATGTAAATAATTTACTAGAATTATTAATTGTTACATTTACTAACTACTTATATATTATGTTAAACTTGTATCATTATTTTATATTCAAggataatataattataaacaattaaatataataaatttcttACACAGAGAGAGCAAACACAAACgtctttatttgatttttgattataaatttaattatgagtattttgattttttaaaataaattttatatatttaaaaattatataaaaacataactaataatttatatatatatatatatatattttaaaaattgtaaaaaatataattaaatatcaCTTATCAGTATCAATAGGTAATACCAATCCAGCAACTCTTATCACTATCACTTATCAGTTGAATTCACCTGGAAATTCTCTTGACAAGCAAAACCCTAAACCCATTGCCGCCGCCATCGCCGCCGCCATGAATGACGACGGATTTTCAGCGGAGAGGTTGTTCAACCAAGGCTACTCCTACACCTACGACGATGTCATCTTCCTCCCTGGCTTCATCGACTTCCCTACTGACGCCGTCAACCTCTCCACTAAGCTCAGCCGCAACATTCCCCTTTCCATTCCATGCGTTGCTTCTCCGATGGACACCGTCACCGAGACCTCCATGGCCATCGGCATGGCGGCGCTAGGTGGTATAGGTATCGTTCACTACAACAACACCACTTCTCAACAAGCTTCTATCATTCGTGCCGCCAAGTCTCATCAAATCCCTTTCTCAACGGATTTGATCTTCGCTTCCCCTTCCGATTCCATCCATTCTGCTGATGAATTCGGTAACTCTCCTTGTATTTTCATTACCGAGTCAGGAACTGAGGAATCCAAAGTTTTAGGGGTCGTCTCCAAGTCTACTTGGAAGGGTTTGAGTGATAAGGAAGCTAGAATTTCCGATTACATGAATAGTTCTCCGGTTACTCTGCCTTCAAGCTATAATTTTGAGGATGTAGCAGGCTACATAGCATGTAAAAAGCTGGATTTTGTACCATTGGTGAACGATAAGGACGGGCAAGTGGTTAATTTGGTCACAGCTTCTGACTTGGAGAGATTAAATTCGCTCCCCAAATTGGGCTTGCCGTCTTTAGGGACAGACGGAAAGTTCTTGGTGGGGGCAGCAGTAGGGACGAGGGAATCAGATAAAGAGAGGCTGGAGCATTTAGTGAAAGCCGGGATTAATGCTCTTGTGATTGATAGCTCTCAAGGGAACTCGGAATATCAGATTAATATGATCAAGTATGTGAAACATACTTATCCTCACTTGGATGTGATTGGTGGAAATGTAGTCACTAAGTATCAAGCAGAGAACTTGATTAAGCAGGATGTAGATGGATTGAGAGTCGGGATGGGATCCGGGTCCATCTGTACCACTCAAGAAGTTTGTGCTGTGGGCCGCGGACAGGTGAATTATTGGATGGAACTGGTTTTTGTTTTGTTGATTGTAGTTGTTTGTTTTTCATATAAGTTCATTTTAGTTGCTTTATTTGGTTATTTGGTTAATTTGTATAACTGAATACGAAGATAGTCACTATCAATATAGACACGAGCATAAATATGATTGGAAAGGAACAAGTATGAAAGCATCCCAGGAAAATGCTGTCTCTCTTCATCTGTTTCACATTTCAAAAGTATCCATGAAACCTATTTTGATTAGTAAAAGTATCCGCGGAACTTATGTTTCTCCGTCAATCTTTGTAGGCGACTGCTGTTTACAAGGTGTCATCAATTGCCGAGCAGCATGGTGTCCCTGTCATCGCTGATGGTGGGATTTCTAATTCTGGCCATATTGTAAAGGCATTGTCACTCGGAGCATCAACTGTCATGATGGGGAGCTTCTTGGCTGGAAGCAATGAAGCTCCTGGCACATATGAATATAAGGTACAACAGGATTCTTTATGCTTTTATACTGTCTGCAAAAGTTCCTTCCAGGATACATCTACAGTTGCTTTAGCTGTATCCGGAGAACCTTATTTTGACATTGTATTGCCTGGCAAGTTTCCTCTCCATTTTCAGTAAATATCTGCCATGCAATTTGACTTGGCTCATAGGAAGACTCTTTAAAACATAGTTATgtgtcatttttatttttaggcgGCAATTTGGCTGTATCCTGCATAATCCATTTCTTTTGCTGGTGGAGGGACTCTTTTTACATCTGCAGGCTTAGTATATTGTCTTCCCTCTTGATGGCAATCTAGTTCCTAACATACTGCCTATTGTTGCCTATCCAGCTTCCTTTGATTGAAAATTCTCCGTTGGAGGGATGAGAACTCGGGGCATTATCACCTAAATTATGTATGGAAAAGTTAAATCAAGACACATATCAAGactgaaaaacaaaaaaattagaagCCTAAGATTCATTCTTTGTCGTTTACTGTCACAATTCTCATAAAGAGAAACATTGTTTTCATAACTCAAAATGAAACCAGTCTTTGGAAAACAATTAGATGTTGAAGATAGAATGAGAAACTAACGGTTCTTAAGATAGCACTCTTCTCCATCCTCTTTACTTTGACCTTGTTATACAGTTGTAAGGGTAAGAAATATCAGTATattatttggagtttatgtatGAACTTGGTTATCAGGGATTACGTCAAATCAatgaattttattctttaaCATTTGCAAATGGTGCACTCATTATGCTTTATAgaagtatgtaaaatattttgAGCTGTTCCAAATTGAATTATATCACCATGAGAACAACTTCCATCGACACCTTGTCTAAAAAGAGAATCTATAATGGGAGGGAGCCTTCTTGTTTTGGACTCACTCATTTTAGTTGACGGGGAAGTAAAAGTGTGAGCTAGCTGTTCCTCACACTTCACTCTCGCCCCAAACATAGAAAAGAAAGCATGTTTCTTTTCACTTTTGTTTTGCATTCCTTTTTGATTTCCTGTCTCATTCCTTTCTTCTCTTCCCAAGAAAATTAATTACGAATATCAGTTGATGTGTTTGGTTTTTCACTTGATTGTGTTAAGGCCAATACATAGCCCTCAAAGTTGGCACGAAATGTGGTCAGAAGCAAAGATTTAATGTCTTAACTAACTTGTGGGGCTATCGTTGTCAGTAATTTaccttattttaaatatatatagtatagTTGAGTATTTTGGCACATAGTATATCTGGCTTTCCGTGACAAGAGTTTTGATTATCTCATCTTCAAAGTGGCTTTATTGcaaatttttgtattttgagaCTAAATGAACCTTGGTTTTTTTCTGTTCATATTTGCAATTACATTCTACTCAAATGTTCCCTTGTGCTATTGTTAACTTTGGTCAATTTTTCGGCAAGGATAGAATGGTCTCCGTGTGAAGAAGTATCGAGGTATGGGATCCTTGGAAGCAATGACTAAAGGGAGTGATGCAAGATACTTGGGTGATACTGCTAAACTAAAGATTGCTCAGGGTGTTGTTGGTTCAGTTGCCGATAAAGGTTCTGTTCTGAAGTTCGTTCCTTATACAATGCAAGCTGTAAAACAAGGATTCCAGGATTTAGGTGCTTCCTCCATGCAGTCTGCTCATCATCTCTTAAGATCAGGCACATTGAGGCTAGAGGTTTGTATCTTCTTCCTCGACCATTGTTATATTGTTGCATGTTTGTGCCTTTTCTATTCCGGATATTTGAAGAAAACTAATTGAAAGAGCGTGATCATCTCAGCTCATAGTTCATTGGGATCCAACTTTAACTCTCTTTCTGGTTCTTCAGGTCCGGACAGGAGCAGCACAAGTTGAAGGAGGGGTTCATGGTCTCGTCGGTTATGAGAAAAAATACTTCTGATTTAGCTGTTGTTGTAGAGTAATGTGCAGTTATTACTTGATCCAAGTTTCTTCTTGTTAAACGCTGAACTATAAATTTCAGCTATTGATGGCCTAATTTTACTCATATGTTGGATTTGAATAAGCTTCTTCCTTTTGATAGTTTTAATATTAAAACTTTATTTACCAGAGTAATGAGAAAATATTGATAGCAAAGCTTAACAATCTTGTCAATATATCTAATAATCATTGAGAAAGTGAGATCATATTCTTGTACGTTAATGTTTGCAAGGACGATATTTAAAGCACAGGATCAAATAATCCCTGATGTTTGATCAGATATATTCCAAAACATGTTCTCACATGGCCAATTTCAACTACACATTGCACTATGGgatatcaaaatcaacaagAGTCAACGTCATGATAAAGCAGTTGAAACGGATGAAAATTATGTGTTACATTATTTGCAATACTCGTTGAGATACTAGTACTAATAATTAATGCACATAACATGATGTTTCATCTTTCAACAACAACGATAAATTATATTGAATATAATCTTCTGCATATCTAACCAATATGTACACTCTATTTCCTGTCAATATAAATGCAGAAACTGGAATCTATTATTTGCCAAACACAAAAGTGATCACTGACTGCTAACATCTTGTATCGAACTGAATAAACAAAAcatattgtaggcaacttgtgATCTCCCCTGGAAACTGTTGTCTTTATAATGTGGTAGCATTTTCAGAAAGTATCTATTTAGTGAACTCCAAAATCCATTCTGCATCACCTCTGTGCACTAGATGAGATGCTCCTCTTTGGTAATCGCATCtgcatgataaatttatttaaatggatatacatacatatatatatatatattaggttAACAACATATCCAATGGAGTCTATGGAGGGTAGAGTTTACGCAAACCTTATCTCTAACTCAAAGGTAGAGAGGATGTTTCCGATAGAACATTAGGTTAACAATGTCAAACTATATCCCACTATATCCTAACCTTGGATTTTGTAGTTCTCCATCCTCCAAGCTCAAGATTCTGCTGCTCAGGAGTAAATGTGAAACTCTCAATGGAATTAAGACCTCTATCAGAGCTTAAATTGTTGGACGGAGATAATTCCTAAATTCACCTCATAAAAGCAAGTAGAAACATCAGTAAGGGAGAAGGAAAAAAGGCACAAATTTTACAGGATAAATAATCTAGTGACACTGAAACTTTTGGTGTTGTTTCATTTGTCAGAAAGCACCAAAAAGTAGCTTATCAACACATTAAAAAAGCACAATGTTGGCGGTGGGATCATCCCCTAGAAACTCTGTCTTACATATGTTTAATTACACATGAGCCTAGTTCCAGAGTAACTAGATTGAGATTAGTATCTCTAGTGTATGGATTTTAAGCAGCAAATAATCAAGCATTCTTCTATCTAGAGCCTATATCCAGCCTAGAACAATAGGTTAACTGGCAATTAAGGAATTAAGTGTCATGCACATGCAGAAACAGGATGAATCCCGGTAAAGGCTAGATCAAATAATGTATATGCTACGCAAGATCTTTACGGACATCACAGAAATAGATCCGCAACAGAATTGAGATAACAGAAACTTGGATGGTCTATTTACAGGTTTTAGAGGTTAATGATTCAGAATTACATTAGTTCACAGGCAACATCATGTATTAGCCATTGATCTGCATGACCACCATTCAAGTTATATTATGCATTGACCTATCAAAAATCAGATTACATGATACTTGACTCTGCCTAGATATTTCCCATGCATATAAAATGCCTGAGCTACAACAATTTTACACATTCTAGGTCACTTGTCCCCAAGGAATGAGCAAAGGACTGACTGACCTTTCTTGATGCTTCAGGCTCCTTTATCACCAAGCAGTCCCAATAAAGCAGCACCTTCACAGAAAACAAATGGTGAAGATGGAAAATATCTTACAAGGAAAATGTTCAAGTTTCAGGATAAACTGAtccagtaaaaaaaaaaaactgcaaCCAGTACTGTATTGGTGGAAAGACTAATACCTTATTCAGTAACTGGACATTAGACACATCAGAAGCCATGACCTGTACACCAAGACAATGTCTGGAATTTACACAGAAGGGGCAGAAAATAGTTTTGAAAACACAGCCATCTTCTTTGCACCAAATCCCCTGAACAGATAAATTATCACTGGTTCTTTCATAGATGCGTTGATCAACACAAGAGAAGTTAGCTATGAGAATAGGTATACTATGTCTGCTCGGATCAGGGGTTTCTGGTTGACCCTTCCAAAGAGATTTTAAGTGAGTTTTTGTTGTAGAAGTTCGTGAGCACAtaacaaataaattattctCAGGAAGCCCTAGTGGATTTTTGCAAAGTGAGCAAAATATCTGTAGTCTTTCGGACATAGCAAGTTTAGACTGCACAACTGATGTCTCACAGTTATCCAGGACTGATGACCTAGGAAATTTGGACTTCTCCAGTTCCTTGTCTAACTGACTAATTCTGGAATCAGAATCAATCATTTGGTTTGCATCTTTAATCTTCCTTGATCTGCATGTAGAACTATCATGCGTAGGAGTCTTGGTCATCTGAGAATCATATTCTTCTACATGGAGATGAACTATGGATGACAAATCCAAACGCTTTATTCTTTTCCCCACATGAGAATTGACGCTTGAGTTAATCGACGATTCAACATCAAATGATATCATGTTTGCTTTTGTATAAACATCTTTTTGAGGAGTAATCATCAAACATGGAGATTTACAACCCAACTCAGTATTTTGTTGAGTTATAGGATGATTTGCCAAGTGGTCTGAAAGGTCACTAGATGCTTGAATAATGGTGGAGGAAGAATATTCATCCTTGGAGAAGGATTGAGGACTAGAAATGTGAATAATGTCATCAGTAGCAGGAGTTTCTTTTACAATGGTTAATTGAGGGTCAGCAGTGTGTGAAACTATCAATGGATCTCCAGAGAACCTGCAAATCAGACAttcagtttcaaaaaaataacaatGCATAAGTAATGTCCAGTAGCGAGCTCAAGATGCAGAACTTTTTGAACTGAATGAAGGGAATGAAATTCGCAGACATAACATATTAAAGATTCATGTTTCACCTAGATGAAATTTCTGAATCAcattccaaatcaatgtaaCCTCTGCGACCATCGGAATCCTCGTCATCACTTAACGTCAAATGAGGGGCATCAATTTTCATTTTAGTGGAGGATGTATTATACATGGTATCAATACATGAAGATTGACATAGGAGAGGAGCTTTTTGACAAATcaatgcactattttcttcttccttaaGCCCTTTCACATCAGAAGTGCTCAACTTCTGATTTTTCTGCCTGGTTCTTATATTCTTAGTAACAAAAGtattttcttcaacatcaatAACAGAACTTTGTAAGGAACTGGCTGCCTTGCCAACACGCTCCTgtttaaagtttttaaaaaaggtttaaattaataacttaaaagaatcaaaaagagaaaaatattgagaAAACTTCAGCAAAGACAATGCACTGATGCAGAGAACAAGAGCTGTCGTGATAATTAAAGGTTGTCAATGAGTACTTTGACATCTCTGAAAAAGGATTTCAGCTCTTCTATTGATTGGTCAAAGCCGCTGTAGTGTC
Proteins encoded in this window:
- the LOC129876460 gene encoding inosine-5'-monophosphate dehydrogenase 2-like, producing MNDDGFSAERLFNQGYSYTYDDVIFLPGFIDFPTDAVNLSTKLSRNIPLSIPCVASPMDTVTETSMAIGMAALGGIGIVHYNNTTSQQASIIRAAKSHQIPFSTDLIFASPSDSIHSADEFGNSPCIFITESGTEESKVLGVVSKSTWKGLSDKEARISDYMNSSPVTLPSSYNFEDVAGYIACKKLDFVPLVNDKDGQVVNLVTASDLERLNSLPKLGLPSLGTDGKFLVGAAVGTRESDKERLEHLVKAGINALVIDSSQGNSEYQINMIKYVKHTYPHLDVIGGNVVTKYQAENLIKQDVDGLRVGMGSGSICTTQEVCAVGRGQATAVYKVSSIAEQHGVPVIADGGISNSGHIVKALSLGASTVMMGSFLAGSNEAPGTYEYKNGLRVKKYRGMGSLEAMTKGSDARYLGDTAKLKIAQGVVGSVADKGSVLKFVPYTMQAVKQGFQDLGASSMQSAHHLLRSGTLRLEVRTGAAQVEGGVHGLVGYEKKYF